The following are from one region of the Mycolicibacterium diernhoferi genome:
- the cysN gene encoding sulfate adenylyltransferase subunit CysN, protein MATLLRIATAGSVDDGKSTLIGRLLYDSKAVMEDQLAAVERTSKERGNDYTDLALVTDGLRAEREQGITIDVAYRYFATAKRKFIIADTPGHVQYTRNMVTGASTAQLVIVLVDARHGLLEQSRRHAFLASLLGIQHIVLAVNKMDLVGWDEQRFNKIRDDFHEFAARLDIHDVTTIPMSALNGDNVVTKSEVAPWYEGPALLNHLEEVYVAGDRNLVDVRFPVQYVIRPQTHEHADHRSYAGTIAGGVMRTGDEIVVLPAGKTSRITEIAGPSGPLDEAFASMAVSISLADDIDISRGDMIARPNNQPHVTQDFDATVCWMADDAALEPGRDYIIKHTTRTTRARVAALDYRLDVNTLHRDKSATALKINELGRVTLRTQVPLLLDEYSRNAATGSFILIDPDTNGTVAAGMVRDTEPAANRSASPNAVRHQNLVTAADRLSKGSTVWFTGLSGSGKSSVAMLVEQKLLAAGRPAYVLDGDNLRHGLNADLGFSMDDRAENLRRLAHIATLLADSGQIVLVPAISPLESHRELARKVHAEQGYDFYEVFCDTPLEDCERRDPKGLYAKARRGEITHFTGIDSPYQRPKNPDLRLTPDQSPDELAQQVIDLLSSRG, encoded by the coding sequence ATGGCTACTTTGCTTCGTATCGCGACCGCCGGCTCGGTCGACGACGGCAAGTCCACCCTGATCGGCCGGCTGCTCTATGACAGCAAGGCCGTCATGGAGGATCAGTTGGCGGCCGTCGAGCGCACCTCCAAGGAACGCGGAAACGATTACACCGACCTGGCTTTGGTGACCGACGGGTTGCGCGCCGAGCGTGAGCAGGGCATCACCATCGATGTCGCCTACCGCTACTTCGCCACGGCCAAGCGCAAATTCATCATCGCCGACACCCCAGGCCATGTGCAGTACACCCGCAACATGGTCACCGGTGCCTCGACGGCACAGTTGGTGATCGTGCTGGTCGACGCCCGTCACGGTCTGCTGGAGCAGTCCCGCCGACACGCCTTCCTGGCATCGCTGCTCGGCATCCAGCACATCGTGCTGGCCGTCAACAAGATGGACCTCGTGGGTTGGGATGAGCAGCGGTTCAACAAGATCCGCGATGACTTCCACGAGTTCGCCGCGCGTCTGGACATCCACGACGTGACCACCATCCCGATGTCGGCGCTCAACGGCGACAATGTGGTCACCAAGTCCGAGGTCGCGCCCTGGTATGAGGGCCCGGCCCTGTTGAACCATCTCGAAGAGGTGTACGTCGCCGGTGACCGCAACCTGGTCGACGTCCGCTTCCCGGTGCAGTATGTGATCCGGCCGCAGACCCACGAGCACGCCGACCATCGCAGCTACGCGGGCACCATTGCCGGCGGCGTCATGCGTACCGGCGATGAGATCGTGGTGCTGCCGGCGGGAAAGACCAGCCGTATCACCGAGATTGCCGGGCCGTCCGGTCCGTTGGACGAGGCTTTTGCCTCGATGGCGGTGTCGATAAGCCTCGCCGACGATATCGACATCTCGCGCGGCGACATGATCGCCAGGCCCAACAACCAGCCGCACGTCACCCAGGACTTCGACGCCACCGTGTGCTGGATGGCCGATGACGCCGCGCTGGAACCGGGCCGCGACTACATCATCAAGCACACCACCCGCACCACCAGGGCCCGGGTGGCGGCGCTGGACTACCGGCTCGATGTCAACACGCTGCACCGCGACAAGAGCGCAACGGCGTTGAAGATCAACGAACTCGGCCGCGTCACGCTGCGCACCCAGGTGCCGCTGCTGCTCGACGAATATTCGCGTAACGCGGCGACCGGATCGTTCATCCTGATCGATCCGGACACCAACGGCACCGTCGCCGCGGGCATGGTGCGTGACACCGAGCCGGCCGCGAACCGGTCCGCCAGCCCCAACGCGGTACGCCACCAGAATCTGGTCACCGCCGCCGACCGGTTGTCCAAGGGCTCCACGGTGTGGTTCACCGGGCTGTCCGGATCCGGGAAGTCCTCGGTGGCAATGCTTGTCGAGCAGAAGTTGCTGGCCGCGGGCCGGCCCGCGTATGTGCTCGACGGGGACAACCTGCGCCACGGCCTGAACGCCGATCTGGGCTTCTCGATGGATGACCGCGCCGAGAACCTGCGCCGGCTCGCCCATATCGCGACGCTGCTCGCCGATTCCGGCCAGATTGTGCTGGTGCCGGCGATCAGTCCGCTGGAATCGCACCGGGAACTGGCCCGCAAGGTGCACGCCGAGCAGGGCTACGACTTCTACGAGGTGTTCTGCGACACCCCGCTGGAGGACTGCGAACGCCGCGACCCCAAGGGGCTCTACGCCAAGGCCCGCCGCGGCGAGATCACCCACTTCACCGGGATCGACAGCCCCTATCAGCGGCCGAAGAACCCGGATCTGCGGCTGACGCCGGACCAGTCGCCGGATGAGTTGGCGCAGCAGGTCATCGATCTGTTGAGCAGTCGGGGATGA
- the cysD gene encoding sulfate adenylyltransferase subunit CysD produces the protein MTAPADLDPAAARYELSHLRSLEAEAIHIIREVAAEFEKPVLLFSGGKDSIVMLHLAVKAFAPGRLPFPVMHVDTGHNFDEVLQVRDELVAESGVRLVVAKVQDDIDAGRVVETIPSRNPMQTFTLLRAIRENKFDAAFGGARRDEEKARAKERVFSFRDEFGQWDPKAQRPELWNLYNGRHRKGEHIRAFPISNWTEFDIWSYIGAEKIKLPSIYYAHQRQVFERDGMLLAVHKYLQPRKDEPIIEKTVRFRTVGDVTCTGCVESLAGTVAEVIAETAVSRLTERGATRADDRISEAGMEDRKREGYF, from the coding sequence ATGACCGCGCCCGCCGATCTCGACCCGGCCGCCGCCCGCTACGAGCTGAGCCACCTGCGCTCGCTGGAGGCCGAGGCCATCCACATCATCCGTGAGGTCGCCGCGGAGTTCGAGAAGCCGGTGCTGCTGTTCTCCGGCGGCAAGGACTCCATCGTGATGCTGCACCTGGCCGTCAAGGCGTTCGCGCCCGGCCGGCTGCCGTTCCCGGTCATGCACGTCGACACCGGGCACAACTTCGATGAAGTGCTGCAGGTCCGCGACGAGCTGGTCGCCGAGAGCGGCGTGCGGCTGGTCGTCGCCAAGGTGCAGGACGATATCGACGCAGGCCGCGTCGTCGAGACCATCCCGTCGCGCAACCCGATGCAGACCTTCACGCTGCTGCGCGCCATCCGGGAGAACAAGTTCGACGCTGCGTTCGGCGGGGCGCGGCGCGACGAGGAGAAGGCCCGCGCCAAGGAGCGGGTGTTCAGCTTCCGCGATGAATTCGGCCAGTGGGACCCCAAGGCCCAGCGTCCCGAGCTGTGGAACCTCTACAACGGGCGGCACCGCAAGGGGGAGCACATCCGCGCGTTCCCCATCTCCAACTGGACCGAGTTCGACATCTGGTCCTACATCGGGGCCGAGAAGATCAAACTGCCGTCCATCTACTACGCGCATCAACGGCAGGTCTTCGAGCGCGACGGCATGCTGCTCGCGGTGCACAAGTACCTGCAGCCGCGCAAGGACGAACCCATCATCGAGAAGACCGTGCGGTTCCGTACCGTCGGCGACGTCACCTGCACCGGCTGCGTGGAGTCGCTGGCCGGCACCGTGGCCGAGGTGATCGCCGAGACCGCGGTGTCGCGGCTGACCGAGCGCGGCGCCACCCGCGCCGATGACCGGATCTCCGAGGCCGGTATGGAAGACCGTAAGCGCGAGGGGTACTTCTGA
- a CDS encoding MFS transporter, giving the protein MALLVAGAMFMEILDATIITPAIPLIAASFGVGAVDVNVAISAYLVTVAVLIPATGWMADRFGVRRVFLAAIVVFTLASVGCALSTSLPMLVAMRVAQGIGGAMMVPVGRLAVLRNSATTDRVRVIALLTWPAMTAPVLAPVLGGAIATLGSWRWIFLVNIPLGIIGFALALRLVRGGPVDSARKLDWPGMLLLGGGIAAALISLESIRVSGTDWLLVGACGVGAVVLLSLALWHLLRTSAPLIRLAVLRVRTLRITVTAGSLYRMVITAVPFLLPLMFVLEFGWTPFQAGLMVAVLFAGNLTIKPATTPLMRRLGIRTVLVVNGIASVACFGLLALVAPGMPVALIGGILYLSGALRSIGFTAYNTLAFSDVEGDTLTHANTLNASVQELAAGLGVAVAALLVSQLASYSVTFLVLGALLAVTLIESVRLPRRAAAHVTGN; this is encoded by the coding sequence ATGGCCCTGCTGGTGGCCGGCGCGATGTTCATGGAAATCCTCGACGCCACGATCATCACGCCGGCCATCCCGCTGATCGCCGCCTCGTTCGGGGTCGGCGCGGTCGACGTGAACGTCGCGATCTCGGCCTACCTGGTGACCGTCGCCGTCTTGATCCCGGCGACCGGGTGGATGGCCGACCGGTTCGGGGTGCGGCGGGTGTTTCTCGCCGCGATCGTGGTGTTCACGCTGGCCTCGGTGGGCTGTGCGCTGAGCACCTCGCTGCCGATGCTGGTGGCGATGCGCGTGGCGCAGGGGATCGGCGGGGCGATGATGGTGCCGGTCGGGCGGTTGGCGGTCCTGCGCAACAGCGCCACCACCGACCGGGTGCGGGTCATCGCGCTGCTCACCTGGCCGGCGATGACGGCGCCGGTGCTGGCGCCGGTGCTGGGCGGGGCGATCGCGACGCTGGGTAGCTGGCGGTGGATCTTCCTCGTCAACATCCCGCTCGGCATCATCGGTTTCGCCTTGGCGCTCAGGTTGGTTCGGGGTGGTCCTGTCGACTCCGCGCGCAAACTGGACTGGCCGGGCATGCTGCTGCTCGGCGGCGGTATCGCCGCGGCGTTGATCTCCCTGGAGAGCATCCGGGTGTCCGGGACGGACTGGCTGCTGGTCGGCGCCTGCGGTGTGGGCGCCGTGGTGCTGCTGAGCCTGGCGCTGTGGCACCTGCTGCGGACATCCGCGCCGCTGATCAGGTTGGCGGTGCTGCGGGTGCGGACGCTGCGCATCACGGTGACCGCCGGATCGCTGTACCGGATGGTCATCACCGCGGTGCCGTTCCTGCTGCCGCTGATGTTCGTCCTGGAGTTCGGCTGGACGCCGTTCCAGGCCGGGCTGATGGTGGCCGTGCTGTTCGCGGGCAACCTGACCATCAAGCCCGCCACCACGCCGCTGATGCGTCGTCTCGGTATCCGCACCGTGCTGGTGGTCAACGGCATCGCCTCGGTGGCCTGCTTCGGTCTGCTGGCGCTGGTGGCGCCCGGGATGCCGGTGGCGCTCATCGGCGGCATCCTCTATCTCAGCGGGGCGCTGCGCTCGATCGGGTTCACCGCCTACAACACCCTGGCCTTCTCCGATGTCGAGGGCGACACACTCACCCACGCCAACACGCTCAACGCCTCGGTGCAGGAACTCGCCGCCGGATTGGGGGTCGCGGTGGCCGCCCTGCTGGTGAGCCAGCTCGCCTCGTACTCGGTGACATTCCTGGTGCTCGGCGCGCTGCTGGCGGTGACGCTCATCGAATCGGTCCGGTTGCCGCGGCGCGCCGCGGCGCATGTGACCGGCAACTGA
- a CDS encoding LLM class flavin-dependent oxidoreductase, whose product MSKQLHLNAFLMGVGHHEAAWRHPRTRAHNLLSVEHFQNLGRIAERGRLDSVFFADELAISPRIEHNAQAIFEPITLLTAIATVTERIGLIATASTGYHSPYTLARSFASLEQISGGRAGWNIVTSAREAEAANFGLDGIPDHTGRYRRADEFVDVATALWDSWDDDAVVLDPETATFADPDRVHTIDHDGDLFRVRGPLNVPRSPQGRPVLVQAGSSETGKDFAARYAEAIFTAQRTVEEGVAFYRDVKARAVAYGRSADEIKILPGIVPYIGPTEAAAQELEQEFTDLITPEFSLRQLSEVLGVDLTEHALDAPLPPLPPIEQIHGNKSRHQLIKDLAAQESLTVRRLIAKLGGGRGHRTFAGTAEQVADNLQEWFEAGAADGFNVMPPYLPGGLEDFVTQVVPILQRRGLFRTEYTGETLRDHYGLVRPAGRFSSTAVTTRDFRTSTGGQRRWMCASR is encoded by the coding sequence ATGTCAAAGCAGTTACACCTCAACGCCTTCCTGATGGGTGTCGGCCACCACGAGGCGGCCTGGCGGCATCCCCGCACCCGGGCGCACAACCTGCTCAGTGTCGAACACTTCCAGAATCTGGGCCGGATAGCCGAGCGCGGCCGCCTGGACTCGGTCTTCTTCGCCGACGAACTCGCGATCAGCCCCCGCATCGAACACAACGCCCAGGCCATCTTCGAGCCGATCACCCTGCTCACCGCCATCGCCACGGTGACCGAACGCATCGGTCTGATCGCCACGGCATCCACCGGATACCACTCGCCGTACACCCTGGCGCGCAGCTTCGCCTCGCTGGAGCAGATCAGCGGCGGGCGGGCGGGCTGGAACATCGTCACGTCGGCGCGCGAGGCCGAGGCGGCCAACTTCGGCCTGGACGGTATCCCCGACCACACCGGCCGCTACCGGCGCGCCGACGAGTTCGTCGATGTCGCGACCGCGCTGTGGGACAGCTGGGATGACGACGCCGTCGTCCTGGACCCGGAGACCGCGACGTTCGCCGATCCGGACAGGGTGCACACCATCGACCACGACGGCGACCTGTTCCGGGTGCGCGGGCCGCTGAACGTGCCCCGCTCACCGCAGGGCCGGCCGGTCCTGGTGCAGGCCGGATCCTCGGAGACCGGAAAGGATTTCGCCGCGCGGTACGCCGAGGCGATCTTCACCGCGCAACGCACCGTCGAGGAGGGCGTCGCGTTCTACCGGGACGTGAAGGCCCGCGCTGTCGCGTACGGCCGCAGCGCCGACGAGATCAAGATCCTGCCCGGCATCGTGCCCTACATCGGTCCGACCGAAGCCGCCGCACAGGAGCTCGAGCAGGAGTTCACCGATCTGATCACCCCGGAGTTCTCGCTGCGCCAACTCTCCGAGGTGCTCGGGGTGGACCTCACCGAGCACGCCCTCGATGCACCGCTGCCCCCGCTGCCGCCGATCGAGCAGATCCACGGCAACAAGAGCCGCCACCAGCTGATCAAGGACCTGGCCGCCCAGGAATCGCTGACGGTGCGCCGGCTGATCGCCAAACTCGGTGGTGGGCGCGGACATCGGACGTTCGCCGGGACCGCCGAACAGGTGGCCGACAATCTGCAGGAGTGGTTCGAGGCGGGCGCCGCGGACGGGTTCAACGTGATGCCGCCCTATCTGCCCGGCGGTCTGGAGGACTTCGTCACGCAGGTGGTTCCGATCCTGCAGCGGCGCGGCCTGTTCCGCACCGAATACACCGGGGAGACCCTGCGTGACCATTACGGGCTGGTCCGGCCGGCGGGCAGGTTCTCCTCGACGGCCGTGACCACCCGCGATTTCCGCACATCCACCGGCGGTCAGCGCCGGTGGATGTGCGCAAGTCGCTAG